Below is a window of Myroides profundi DNA.
AAAAGTCATACTATGTAAGTATGACTTTTTTATTATAGTTAATTGAGGTAATGTGTATCTATATATTATAAGCAGTAATCAGCTCCCCAGTCTTGGTGACCTCTGTCTTTCCAGCACTGGTAGCTTTCTTTAATACCTAGTACTCTAAAAGTGTCTTTCTTTTTCTCTACAGTCATGATTACTTTCAAAGCTTTTAAAGAATCATCATTGATCCCATCTTCTAATAAAGAAAGGGTAAATTTATTAGGATCTGTTGTAGTTGCCTTTGTGATGATGTAAGTATAGTTCCCTTCTGCTTCCGTATCTTCTGGAGCATACTCTTGCATAATCTTCTCGATAGAGTTTAGATTCTGCTCTAAAATAGTTTTATTCAGGGTGTTGATTTCACTCTGTTCGATTATTCTAAACTCTCTATCTTCTGCTGTAACTGAAGTCAATAAATTAGGTTGGTCTAAAGGAGCATTGCCTGCCGTAGCACTATTATTACCACAGCTTATAGCATTGAAAGCAAAAATAAAACCTACTACAACGATAATCTTTTTCATACTTACTTGATTTTAGCTTTGAATTATGTTTCAAAAGTAAACAATAAGAACTTAAAGTTTGGTTATAGTAGGTTTGATAAATTACTAAATAATAGTTAATTATTTAGAGATTGTATTTTTGATAATAATAATTTATTGACATATTTTTTATTATATTCCTATTTCAAACTGTACTCTAAAGTACCAGTTGTTCTTCGTAGGACCTTGGTAGAACTCTTGTTTATCATACGTTAGTTCTGCTTGTAACTTAAAAGTATGCTCCCAAAGGTATTTGTTTGCTCCTAAACTAAATTGTGTAGTATTAGGCATATTTAGAGTTTCGTGTAATTGATCTTTCATTTTCTGACTAGACACTCTACCAATGATTTCATAGTTACTTGGGAAGATATAACTTAATTGGTAATCCATACCACGTCCTGCAAATACGGCAGATGTTCCTGTTTGAACATTATTTGCGTCATAGCTATAAGTGATAGCATCATCTAAAGTTCTATCCATGTATGAAATCATACCTGCCCATCCGTTGTACTTAACGATACCATCTAACATAAGAGAGTTAAATGATTTAGGATCGTATAGTTTGCTACCTGTTTGCCCTTGAGTTTTTTGAGCATTGTTATTTCGGTGATATGTTCCTGATAACATTAATTTAGGTGTTGCTTCTCTAGCTAAGTCACCTTCAAAGAATGCTCCATTCTTAGAGAAACTACCTAAAGGAAATAACTCTACTCTACCTGTTAATGCATAACTATCGCTTTCGCTACCTGAGAAGTTACGACCTCTACCTGTAGATACAGCAGTCTTAATATTATATCCGAACTCATTCTTCTTTTCGTGTAAATAATAAGCTTGGATACCGAAGTCACGGTCAATATTAAATTTAGCGTTATTAATAGAACGGTCTGTTAACTGAAGCGCTCCTGATGAGTTAATACGTTGTCTGTTACCAGGTAGCTTAGTCTGTCCGAAGATAAAGTTCCAGTTTTCGTTAGGACGATACGTTAAGGCAGCATCACGGATGATATTAATAGGTTCATTCTCTTTGGTTGTTCCTAAATCTTTAGGAGCGAATGAAAGCTGAATTACATATAAGAACTTAGGGCTACCTACGAAACCGTCAAGTCTTAGACGTAATCTTCTAATTTCTCCTTCATAAGTATTTTTCTCACCATCGTTTTCATTGAAGGTTAATCTGTTCTGCATTCTGAATCGGATATTCAGCTGGAAGATACTGTCTGCAGAAGTCATTCCTAGTCCTTTACCATAGCTATAGTACGGTAGTTGTTCTAATTTTAATTCATTACTAGTGGTTTCATGCTTAATTTCCT
It encodes the following:
- a CDS encoding porin; the encoded protein is MKKLLQCLFLLCPMLIMAQEIKHETTSNELKLEQLPYYSYGKGLGMTSADSIFQLNIRFRMQNRLTFNENDGEKNTYEGEIRRLRLRLDGFVGSPKFLYVIQLSFAPKDLGTTKENEPINIIRDAALTYRPNENWNFIFGQTKLPGNRQRINSSGALQLTDRSINNAKFNIDRDFGIQAYYLHEKKNEFGYNIKTAVSTGRGRNFSGSESDSYALTGRVELFPLGSFSKNGAFFEGDLAREATPKLMLSGTYHRNNNAQKTQGQTGSKLYDPKSFNSLMLDGIVKYNGWAGMISYMDRTLDDAITYSYDANNVQTGTSAVFAGRGMDYQLSYIFPSNYEIIGRVSSQKMKDQLHETLNMPNTTQFSLGANKYLWEHTFKLQAELTYDKQEFYQGPTKNNWYFRVQFEIGI